Proteins from one Cicer arietinum cultivar CDC Frontier isolate Library 1 chromosome 3, Cicar.CDCFrontier_v2.0, whole genome shotgun sequence genomic window:
- the LOC101493929 gene encoding pentatricopeptide repeat-containing protein At3g26630, chloroplastic: MKVLSCYTPYNVNIPQQTRFCSEEARLFLQNCNNFKQLNQIHARIIRFGLTHDQLLIRKLCQLSSSYGKMNYSTLVFDQLTVPDTFTWNIMIRSYNTSGSPEKALLLFKDMLCHGFITDKFTYPFVINACIASNEIDFGRLTHGLSVKMGFWSDVYVQNNMMNFYFKCGNIDDGWKVFDKMRVRNVVSWTTAISRLVACGKLDTAREIFEVMPSKNVVSWSAMIDGYVKHNQQIKAFDLFERMQLDNVRPNEFTLVSLIKACTDLDSLKLGRRIHDFALKNGFELGPFLGTALIDMYSKCGSLDDGVRVFGLMKVRNLATWNTMITSFGVHGLTNEVIALFEEMEKANVVPDAITFVGVLSVCAQMKTLEVGQKYFSLMTEHYGITPILEHYTCMVELYTRTNELNEICPLGNTMSLSTKENHYVAELLQENKLTGIDDIDKFINKHYRNSNLSELVFDHSTISTQPIFNR; the protein is encoded by the coding sequence ATGAAGGTATTATCATGTTACACCCCATATAATGTTAACATACCCCAACAAACAAGGTTTTGTTCAGAGGAAGCTCGTTTGTTTCTTCAAAATtgcaacaatttcaaacaactaAACCAAATTCATGCTAGAATAATTCGTTTTGGTCTCACACATGACCAATTACTTATCAGAAAGCTATGTCAACTCTCATCTTCATATGGTAAAATGAATTATTCCACTTTGGTATTTGATCAACTCACTGTCCCTGATACGTTCACTTGGAATATCATGATTAGATCTTATAATACAAGTGGTTCACCTGAAAAAGCCCTTCTTTTGTTTAAAGATATGTTATGTCATGGCTTTATAACTGATAAATTTACTTACCCTTTTGTTATAAATGCTTGTATTGCTTctaatgaaattgattttggaaGATTAACACATGGCCTTTCAGTAAAAATGGGATTTTGGAGTGATGTTTATGTGCAAAACAATATGATGAATTTTTACTTTAAGTGTGGGAATATTGATGATGGATGGAAGGTGTTTGATAAAATGCGTGTGAGAAATGTTGTGTCGTGGACCACCGCGATTTCTAGGCTTGTTGCTTGTGGGAAATTAGACACTGCAAGGGAAATATTTGAGGTGATGCCTTCTAAAAACGTCGTTTCGTGGTCGGCGATGATTGATGGGTATGTGAAACATAACCAACAGATTAAGGCTTTTGATTTGTTTGAAAGGATGCAGCTTGATAATGTGAGGCCAAATGAGTTCACTTTGGTGAGTTTGATCAAAGCTTGTACTGATTTGGATAGTCTCAAATTGGGAAGACGGATTCATGATTTCGCTCTAAAGAATGGTTTTGAACTTGGACCTTTCTTGGGTACTGCTCTTATTGACATGTACAGCAAATGTGGTAGTTTAGATGATGGTGTTAGAGTTTTTGGTTTAATGAAAGTGAGAAACTTGGCTACTTGGAATACAATGATTACTAGCTTCGGTGTGCACGGGTTGACGAACGAAGTGATAGCTCTTTTCGAAGAAATGGAGAAGGCTAATGTAGTTCCCGATGCTATCACTTTTGTTGGTGTTTTGAGTGTTTGTGCTCAAATGAAAACTTTGGAAGTAGGACAAAAATATTTCAGTCTCATGACAGAACATTATGGCATAACACCTATCTTGGAACACTATACATGCATGGTTGAACTCTACACTCGTACAAATGAGTTGAATGAGATTTGCCCATTAGGGAATACAATGTCATTATCAACGAAAGAAAATCATTATGTTGCAGAATTGCTCCAAGAGAACAAACTCACCGGTATTGATGACATAGACAAATTCATAAACAAGCATTATAGAAATTCAAATTTATCAGAATTAGTTTTCGATCATTCTACAATTTCCACACAACCAATTTTCAACCGTTGA
- the LOC101494250 gene encoding WD repeat-containing protein LWD1, with product MGASSDPTQDGSDEQQKRSEIYTYEAPWHIYAMNWSVRRDKKYRLAIASLLEQYPNRVEIVQLDDTNGQIKSDPNLSFEHPYPPTKAIFIPDKDCQRPDLLATSSDFLRIWRISDSDESQSRVELKSLLNGNKNSEYCGPLTSFDWNEAEPKRIGTSSIDTTCTIWDIEKETVDTQLIAHDKEVYDIAWGGVGVFASVSADGSVRVFDLRDKEHSTIIYESSEPDTPLVRLGWNKQDPRYMATIIMDSAKVVVLDIRFPTLPVVELQRHQASVNAIAWAPHSSCHICTAGDDSQALIWDLSSMGQPVEGGLDPILAYTAGAEIEQLQWSSSQPDWVAIAFSSKLQILRV from the coding sequence ATGGGAGCAAGCAGCGACCCAACCCAAGACGGCTCCGACGAACAACAAAAACGTTCAGAAATCTACACATACGAAGCCCCATGGCACATCTACGCCATGAACTGGAGCGTCCGTCGCGACAAAAAATACCGTTTAGCCATCGCTTCTCTCTTAGAACAATACCCTAACCGCGTCGAAATCGTTCAACTCGATGACACCAACGGCCAAATCAAATCCGATCCAAATCTCTCCTTCGAACACCCTTACCCTCCCACCAAAGCTATCTTCATTCCCGATAAAGACTGCCAACGCCCTGACCTCTTAGCTACCTCCAGCGATTTCCTCCGTATTTGGCGGATCTCCGATTCCGATGAATCTCAATCGCGCGTTGAACTCAAAAGCCTCCTTAATGGTAACAAAAACAGTGAGtattgtggtcctttaacttccTTCGATTGGAACGAAGCTGAACCCAAACGAATCGGAACTTCCAGTATTGATACTACTTGTACCATTTGGGATATCGAAAAGGAAACCGTTGATACGCAATTGATTGCTCATGATAAAGAGGTTTATGATATAGCTTGGGGTGGTGTTGGTGTTTTTGCTTCTGTTTCTGCGGATGGTTCAGTTAGGGTTTTTGATTTACGCGATAAGGAACATTCCACCATTATTTATGAGAGTTCTGAACCTGATACACCGTTGGTTAGGCTTGGTTGGAATAAACAAGATCCACGTTATATGGCTACGATTATAATGGATAGTGCTAAAGTGGTTGTGCTTGATATTCGTTTTCCGACGTTACCGGTTGTAGAGTTGCAGAGGCATCAAGCTAGTGTGAATGCCATTGCGTGGGCACCTCATAGTTCTTGTCATATTTGTACTGCTGGTGATGATTCACAGGCTTTGATTTGGGATCTCTCTTCAATGGGTCAACCTGTTGAAGGTGGACTTGATCCTATTTTGGCTTATACTGCTGGTGCTGAAATTGAACAGCTTCAGTGGTCTTCTTCTCAGCCTGATTGGGTTGCTATTGCTTTCTCTAGTAAGCTTCAGATTCTCAGGGTCTGA